A single Pseudomonas brassicacearum DNA region contains:
- a CDS encoding glycine zipper 2TM domain-containing protein, translating into MNKSMLVGAVLGAVGVTAGGAVATYSLVKSGPEYAQVLAVEPVKTQIKTPREVCKDVTVTRQKPVQDQHQIAGTVLGAVAGGLLGNQIGGGTGKKIATVAGAAGGGYAGNKIQEGMQERDTYTTTQTRCNTVNDISDKVVGYDVRYMLDGKEGKVRMDRDPGNQIPVNKEGQLILGQNEPAQ; encoded by the coding sequence GTGAATAAATCGATGCTGGTTGGTGCGGTATTGGGTGCTGTCGGTGTAACAGCCGGTGGTGCGGTCGCCACCTACAGCTTGGTAAAAAGTGGCCCTGAGTATGCGCAAGTTCTGGCCGTGGAGCCGGTCAAGACCCAAATCAAGACCCCGCGTGAAGTGTGCAAGGACGTCACCGTGACTCGGCAGAAGCCGGTCCAGGACCAACACCAGATCGCCGGTACCGTGCTGGGCGCCGTAGCCGGTGGCCTGCTGGGTAACCAGATCGGTGGTGGCACCGGCAAGAAAATCGCCACCGTGGCGGGTGCGGCCGGTGGTGGTTATGCCGGTAACAAGATCCAGGAAGGCATGCAGGAGCGCGACACCTACACCACCACCCAGACTCGCTGCAACACGGTCAATGACATCAGCGACAAGGTTGTAGGCTACGACGTTCGCTACATGCTCGACGGCAAAGAAGGCAAAGTCCGCATGGATCGCGACCCGGGCAACCAGATTCCGGTGAACAAGGAAGGCCAGCTGATCCTGGGGCAGAACGAACCGGCTCAGTGA
- the tgt gene encoding tRNA guanosine(34) transglycosylase Tgt yields MSFELLATDGKARRGRLTFPRGTVETPAFMPVGTYGTVKGMLPRDIEAIGAEIILGNTFHLWLRPGMEVIKAHGDLHDFMQWKGPILTDSGGFQVFSLGAMRKIKEEGVTFASPVDGSKVFMGPEESMQVQRDLGSDIVMIFDECTPYPADEDVARVSMELSLRWAQRSKNAHGDNTAALFGIVQGGMHRDLRMRSLEGLDKIGFDGLAIGGLSVGEPKHEMIKVLDYLPGEMPADKPRYLMGVGKPEDLVEGVRRGVDMFDCVMPTRNARNGHLFIDTGVLKIRNAFHRHDNSPLDPTCDCYTCQNFSRAYLHHLDKCGEMLGSMLNTIHNLRHYQVLMAGLREAIQQGTLAAFVEAFYAKRGLPVPPLD; encoded by the coding sequence ATGTCCTTCGAGTTGCTCGCCACCGATGGCAAGGCTCGTCGCGGTCGTCTGACCTTCCCCCGCGGTACCGTGGAAACCCCGGCGTTCATGCCGGTGGGCACCTATGGCACGGTCAAGGGCATGCTGCCGCGGGACATCGAGGCGATTGGCGCGGAAATCATCCTGGGCAATACCTTCCACCTGTGGCTGCGCCCGGGCATGGAAGTGATCAAGGCTCACGGCGACTTGCACGATTTCATGCAGTGGAAAGGCCCGATCCTGACCGACTCCGGCGGCTTCCAGGTGTTCAGCCTGGGCGCGATGCGCAAGATCAAGGAGGAGGGCGTGACCTTCGCTTCTCCGGTCGATGGCTCCAAGGTGTTCATGGGGCCGGAAGAGTCGATGCAGGTGCAACGCGACCTGGGCTCCGACATTGTGATGATCTTCGACGAATGCACGCCGTACCCGGCCGATGAGGACGTGGCGCGGGTGTCCATGGAGCTGTCGTTGCGCTGGGCCCAGCGGTCGAAGAACGCCCATGGCGACAACACCGCGGCGCTGTTCGGCATCGTTCAGGGCGGCATGCACCGTGACTTGCGCATGCGCTCGCTCGAAGGCCTGGACAAGATCGGCTTCGACGGCCTGGCCATTGGCGGCCTGTCGGTGGGCGAGCCCAAGCACGAGATGATCAAGGTGCTCGATTACCTGCCGGGCGAGATGCCGGCTGACAAACCTCGTTACCTTATGGGCGTTGGCAAACCGGAAGATCTGGTTGAGGGTGTGCGCCGCGGGGTGGACATGTTCGATTGCGTGATGCCAACCCGTAATGCCCGCAATGGGCATCTGTTCATCGACACCGGTGTGCTGAAGATCCGTAACGCGTTTCATCGCCATGATAATTCGCCGCTGGATCCGACGTGCGATTGCTACACCTGCCAGAACTTCTCCCGCGCTTATCTGCATCATTTGGACAAGTGCGGCGAAATGCTCGGCAGTATGCTCAATACCATCCACAATTTGCGCCATTATCAGGTGCTTATGGCTGGTTTGCGCGAGGCTATCCAACAGGGTACATTGGCCGCCTTTGTCGAGGCCTTCTATGCCAAGCGCGGGTTGCCTGTACCGCCTTTGGACTGA
- the secF gene encoding protein translocase subunit SecF produces the protein MLRTINFMGVRNVAFGVTLFLTVLALFSWATKGLNYGLDFTGGTLIELTYERPADVTKVREQLASSGYSDAIVQSFGATTDLLVRMPGEDPQLGHQVAEALQKAGGDNPAQVKRVEFVGPQVGEELRDQGGLGMLMALGGLLIYLAFRFQWKFAVGAIVSLIHDVIVTVGILSFFQVTFDLTVLAAVLAIIGYSLNDTIVVFDRVRENFRVLRKASLIENINISTTQTLLRTMATSISTLLAIAALLFFGGDNLFGFSIALFIGVLAGTYSSIYIANVVLIWLNLSTEDLIPPAATETEVDDRP, from the coding sequence ATGTTACGTACAATCAACTTCATGGGCGTTCGCAACGTTGCGTTCGGCGTCACATTGTTCCTTACCGTCCTGGCGTTGTTCAGCTGGGCCACCAAGGGCCTGAACTACGGCCTGGACTTCACCGGCGGTACGCTCATCGAGCTGACCTACGAGCGTCCGGCCGACGTCACCAAGGTGCGCGAGCAACTGGCGTCGTCGGGCTACAGCGATGCCATCGTGCAGAGCTTTGGTGCGACCACCGACCTGCTGGTGCGCATGCCGGGTGAAGACCCGCAGTTGGGCCACCAGGTGGCCGAAGCCTTGCAGAAGGCCGGCGGCGACAACCCGGCCCAGGTCAAGCGCGTCGAGTTCGTCGGCCCGCAAGTGGGTGAAGAGCTGCGCGACCAGGGCGGCCTCGGCATGCTGATGGCGCTGGGCGGCCTCCTGATCTACCTGGCCTTCCGCTTTCAGTGGAAGTTCGCGGTGGGCGCGATTGTCTCGCTGATCCACGACGTGATCGTGACCGTGGGCATCCTGTCGTTCTTCCAGGTCACCTTCGACCTGACGGTGCTGGCGGCGGTGCTGGCGATCATCGGTTACTCGCTCAACGACACCATCGTGGTGTTCGACCGGGTGCGTGAGAACTTCCGTGTGCTGCGCAAGGCGTCTTTGATCGAGAACATCAACATCTCGACCACCCAGACCCTGCTGCGGACCATGGCGACGTCGATCTCCACCTTGCTGGCGATTGCCGCGCTGCTGTTCTTTGGTGGCGACAACCTGTTCGGTTTCTCCATCGCGCTTTTCATCGGTGTGTTGGCGGGTACTTACTCGTCGATCTACATCGCCAACGTGGTGTTGATCTGGCTGAACCTGAGCACCGAGGACCTGATTCCTCCTGCGGCCACCGAAACGGAAGTGGACGACCGCCCGTAA
- the yajC gene encoding preprotein translocase subunit YajC has product MSFFISNAMADAAAPAAGPMGGGFEWIFLVGFLVIFYLMIWRPQAKRAKEQKNLLSSLAKGDEVVTTGGIAGKITKVADDFVVLEVSDTVEMKFQKGAIAATLPKGTLKAI; this is encoded by the coding sequence ATGAGCTTTTTTATCTCTAATGCCATGGCTGACGCGGCTGCACCGGCTGCCGGCCCTATGGGCGGTGGTTTCGAGTGGATTTTCCTGGTCGGCTTCCTGGTCATCTTCTACCTGATGATCTGGCGTCCACAGGCCAAGCGCGCCAAAGAGCAGAAGAACCTGCTCAGCAGCCTGGCGAAGGGCGACGAAGTGGTCACCACCGGCGGCATCGCTGGCAAGATCACCAAAGTGGCTGACGACTTCGTGGTACTGGAAGTGTCCGACACTGTTGAAATGAAGTTCCAGAAGGGCGCTATCGCGGCCACGCTGCCAAAAGGCACGCTGAAAGCGATCTAA
- a CDS encoding colicin-like pore-forming protein has protein sequence MSTNGTIELPPIIITPNPPPLQPPKPIPGGGYIAKPQPWVKGVGPITKLSDLRINLNHDSAAVSIFVVAAGSLKTIEDAYKASVPNIPANLELQINAAAGSNVNESLQGLKKKKASIDALLLAKQAEAKSDTAKSRSFFGRDFLSKDFKQNGVDFANRIYSRRDKDAYYNLFIAAGTAAYNVKVLTEEIRVLTAKTKTFATKIAVAQAAEEKAKAEAKRLAEEKAKAEAKRLAEEKAKAEAKRLAEEKAKAEAKRLAEEKAKAEAKRLAEEKAKAEAKRLAEEKAKAEAKRLAEEKAKADAEAKRLAEEKAKADDELKGAIKFTADFYKDVSERFGTQMSTLAQQMSEDAKGKVLRSADEALRAFDQYKDNLNKKFNVTDRTAIANALESLDRGELAKNLNIFGKAFGYVGKAIDAMDLLVEIKKGYETGDWNSTVLKVETLFAGAAATGLIAFAFGLSVTTPMGIVAFGLIMALVSAFINDARVKMFNDALDSVLSR, from the coding sequence ATGTCTACAAACGGAACCATAGAATTACCCCCAATCATAATTACACCTAATCCGCCGCCGCTGCAGCCGCCCAAACCGATACCAGGTGGTGGATACATTGCGAAACCCCAACCATGGGTTAAGGGGGTCGGCCCCATAACCAAGCTTAGTGATTTGCGAATAAATCTAAATCACGACAGTGCGGCAGTTTCCATATTTGTGGTGGCGGCTGGCTCCCTAAAAACAATTGAAGACGCATACAAAGCCAGTGTGCCAAATATTCCTGCCAATCTTGAATTACAAATTAACGCAGCTGCTGGATCAAATGTTAATGAATCGCTACAGGGGCTGAAGAAAAAAAAGGCTTCGATCGATGCCCTTTTGCTGGCCAAGCAAGCTGAGGCTAAGAGTGATACTGCAAAATCCAGATCTTTTTTTGGAAGGGATTTTTTAAGTAAAGACTTTAAGCAGAACGGAGTCGATTTTGCAAATAGGATTTACTCTCGTCGTGATAAGGATGCATATTATAATCTTTTTATCGCGGCTGGTACTGCGGCATACAATGTTAAGGTTTTAACCGAGGAGATTAGAGTTCTCACTGCGAAAACTAAGACTTTCGCGACGAAGATTGCGGTAGCCCAAGCGGCGGAAGAGAAGGCCAAGGCCGAAGCTAAGCGGTTGGCAGAAGAGAAGGCCAAGGCCGAAGCTAAGCGGTTGGCAGAAGAGAAGGCCAAGGCCGAAGCTAAGCGGTTGGCAGAAGAGAAGGCCAAGGCCGAAGCTAAGCGGTTGGCAGAAGAGAAGGCCAAGGCCGAAGCTAAGCGGTTGGCAGAAGAGAAGGCCAAGGCCGAAGCTAAGCGGTTGGCAGAAGAGAAGGCCAAAGCCGAAGCTAAGCGGTTGGCAGAAGAGAAGGCCAAGGCAGACGCCGAGGCTAAGCGATTGGCAGAGGAAAAGGCCAAGGCAGATGACGAATTAAAGGGTGCTATTAAATTTACTGCTGATTTTTACAAAGATGTAAGTGAGAGATTTGGCACGCAGATGTCGACTTTAGCTCAGCAGATGTCTGAGGATGCGAAAGGCAAAGTACTTCGAAGCGCTGATGAAGCTTTGCGAGCGTTCGATCAGTACAAGGATAATCTGAACAAGAAATTTAATGTCACTGATCGGACGGCAATTGCTAACGCTCTTGAGTCGTTAGATAGGGGCGAGTTGGCAAAGAATCTAAATATTTTTGGTAAAGCTTTTGGGTACGTGGGGAAAGCTATTGACGCCATGGATCTGCTTGTCGAAATCAAAAAAGGTTATGAGACTGGTGACTGGAACAGTACGGTATTGAAAGTTGAAACCCTATTTGCCGGCGCAGCCGCGACGGGTCTGATAGCATTTGCATTCGGCCTATCAGTTACCACCCCTATGGGTATTGTTGCATTTGGTCTCATCATGGCGTTGGTAAGTGCATTTATTAATGATGCACGTGTCAAAATGTTTAACGATGCTCTTGATTCGGTTTTGAGCCGATAG
- the queA gene encoding tRNA preQ1(34) S-adenosylmethionine ribosyltransferase-isomerase QueA, with amino-acid sequence MRVADFTFELPDSLIARHPLAERRASRLLTLDGVSGAMAHRQFTDLLEHLRPGDLMVFNNTRVIPARLFGQKASGGKLEILVERVLDSHRVLAHVRSSKSPKPGSSILIDGGGEARMVARHDALFELEFAEEVLPLLDRVGHMPLPPYIDRPDEGSDRERYQTVYAERLGAVAAPTAGLHFDQPLLEAIAAKGVETAFVTLHVGAGTFQPVRVERIEDHHMHNEWLEVSQEVVDAVAACRARAGRVVAVGTTSVRSLESAARDGVLKPFSGDTDIFIYPGRPFHVVDALVTNFHLPESTLLMLVSAFAGYPEAMAAYKAAVEHGYRFFSYGDAMFITRNPAPRGPEETV; translated from the coding sequence ATGCGTGTTGCTGACTTTACCTTCGAACTCCCGGATTCGCTGATCGCTCGCCACCCTCTGGCCGAGCGTCGCGCCAGTCGACTGTTGACCCTGGACGGGGTCAGCGGTGCCATGGCTCACCGTCAATTCACTGATTTGCTTGAGCATTTGCGCCCGGGCGATTTGATGGTGTTCAACAATACCCGTGTCATTCCCGCGCGTTTGTTCGGTCAGAAAGCCTCCGGCGGCAAGCTGGAGATTCTGGTGGAGCGGGTGCTGGACAGCCATCGCGTGCTGGCCCATGTGCGGTCGAGCAAGTCGCCCAAGCCCGGTTCGTCGATCTTGATCGACGGCGGCGGTGAGGCGCGGATGGTGGCGCGGCATGATGCGTTGTTCGAGCTGGAATTTGCCGAAGAGGTGTTGCCGCTGCTCGACCGTGTCGGGCACATGCCGTTGCCTCCTTATATAGACCGCCCGGACGAAGGTTCGGACCGCGAGCGGTATCAGACCGTGTACGCCGAGCGCCTGGGGGCGGTGGCGGCGCCGACGGCGGGGCTGCATTTTGATCAGCCGTTGCTGGAGGCGATTGCTGCCAAGGGCGTGGAGACCGCGTTCGTGACGCTGCACGTCGGCGCAGGCACGTTCCAGCCGGTGCGCGTGGAGCGCATCGAAGACCACCACATGCACAACGAATGGCTGGAAGTGAGCCAGGAAGTGGTCGATGCCGTGGCGGCCTGTCGCGCCCGCGCTGGGCGGGTGGTGGCGGTAGGGACCACCAGCGTGCGCTCCCTGGAAAGCGCCGCGCGCGATGGCGTGCTCAAGCCGTTCAGTGGCGACACCGATATCTTTATCTACCCGGGCCGGCCGTTTCATGTGGTCGATGCCCTGGTCACCAATTTTCATTTGCCCGAATCCACGCTGTTGATGCTGGTTTCGGCGTTCGCCGGTTATCCCGAAGCCATGGCCGCCTACAAGGCCGCCGTCGAGCATGGATACCGCTTTTTCAGCTACGGTGATGCGATGTTCATCACCCGTAACCCCGCGCCACGCGGACCCGAGGAAACAGTATGA
- the secD gene encoding protein translocase subunit SecD — protein sequence MLNKYPLWKYVLILAVLAVGLIYSAPNLYPDDPAIQVSGASTALQVTQADLDRASAALKASNIEVKAASIAENGKGGLLRLVKAEDQLPAKDVVRKALGDDYVVALNLAQTTPQWLRNLGAHPMKLGLDLSGGVHFLLEVDMDKALDARLKVYEGDVKSLLRKERVRYRSLPQIDGAIQLGFSDEDTREKARALVRKNFNDFDIVPADLNGQAVLRLAMTPAKLAEIREYSIKQNLTTVRNRVNELGVAEPIVQRQGANRIVVELPGVQDTAEAKRILGKTANLEFRLAAEPGASRATSESFEFREGNRPAAQIERGLIITGDQVTDAQAGFDEQGRPQVNIRLDGHGGELMNRATRSNVGRSMAVIFIEQKPTTTYTKQVVNGVEKDVPVQTFKEEKKIISLATIQSPLGSQFRITGLNGQGESSELALLLRAGGLAAPMYFAEERTIGPSLGADNITKGIDASLWGMLFVSLFIIAIYRFFGIIATVALGVNMVLLLALMSMLGATLTLPGIAGIVLTMGMAVDANVLIFSRIREEIAAGMSVQRAINEGFGRAFTAIIDANLTTLLVGGILFAMGTGPVKGFAVTMSLGIFTSMFTAILVTRAMVNLIYGGRDFKKLWI from the coding sequence ATGCTGAACAAATACCCTCTGTGGAAATATGTACTGATCCTGGCGGTGCTGGCGGTCGGTCTGATTTATTCCGCTCCCAATCTTTACCCGGATGACCCGGCCATTCAGGTCAGTGGCGCAAGCACTGCGCTGCAGGTCACCCAGGCCGATCTGGACCGTGCGAGCGCTGCGCTCAAGGCGTCCAACATCGAGGTCAAGGCTGCGTCCATCGCCGAAAACGGCAAGGGCGGCCTGTTGCGCCTGGTCAAGGCTGAAGACCAGTTGCCAGCCAAGGATGTGGTGCGCAAGGCGTTGGGCGACGATTACGTCGTAGCCCTGAACCTGGCCCAAACCACGCCGCAATGGCTGCGCAATCTCGGCGCCCACCCAATGAAGCTGGGCCTGGACTTGTCCGGTGGTGTGCACTTCCTGCTGGAAGTGGACATGGACAAAGCCCTCGACGCGCGCCTGAAAGTCTATGAAGGCGACGTCAAGAGCTTGCTGCGCAAAGAGCGTGTGCGTTATCGCAGCCTGCCGCAAATCGATGGTGCCATTCAGCTGGGCTTCAGCGATGAAGATACCCGCGAAAAGGCCCGTGCGCTGGTCCGCAAGAACTTCAATGATTTCGACATTGTGCCGGCCGACCTCAATGGTCAGGCGGTGCTGCGTCTGGCGATGACCCCGGCCAAGCTGGCGGAAATCCGCGAATACTCCATCAAGCAGAACTTGACCACGGTACGTAACCGCGTCAACGAGCTGGGTGTGGCCGAGCCGATCGTGCAGCGCCAGGGCGCCAACCGCATCGTAGTTGAGCTGCCAGGCGTGCAGGACACCGCCGAAGCCAAGCGTATCCTCGGCAAGACCGCCAACCTGGAGTTCCGCCTGGCCGCTGAGCCGGGTGCTTCCAGGGCTACTTCCGAGAGCTTCGAGTTCCGTGAGGGCAATCGTCCGGCGGCGCAGATCGAGCGTGGCTTGATCATCACCGGTGACCAGGTAACCGACGCCCAGGCGGGCTTCGACGAGCAGGGCCGCCCCCAGGTGAACATTCGCCTGGACGGCCATGGCGGCGAACTGATGAACCGCGCCACGCGCAGCAACGTCGGTCGCAGCATGGCGGTGATCTTCATCGAGCAGAAGCCGACCACCACCTACACCAAGCAAGTGGTCAACGGCGTCGAGAAAGACGTACCGGTGCAGACCTTCAAGGAAGAGAAGAAGATCATCAGCCTGGCGACCATCCAGTCGCCGCTGGGCAGCCAGTTCCGCATCACCGGCCTGAATGGCCAGGGTGAATCCTCGGAGCTGGCCCTGCTGCTGCGTGCCGGTGGCCTGGCCGCGCCGATGTACTTCGCCGAAGAGCGCACCATTGGCCCGAGCCTGGGTGCCGACAACATCACCAAGGGTATCGATGCTTCGCTGTGGGGCATGTTGTTCGTGTCGCTGTTCATCATCGCCATCTACCGCTTCTTCGGCATCATCGCAACCGTCGCCCTGGGGGTGAACATGGTGTTGCTGCTGGCGCTGATGTCGATGCTGGGGGCCACGCTGACCCTGCCGGGTATCGCCGGTATCGTGCTGACCATGGGCATGGCGGTGGACGCCAACGTGCTGATCTTCTCGCGGATACGTGAAGAGATCGCCGCGGGCATGTCGGTCCAGCGGGCAATCAATGAAGGCTTCGGCCGGGCATTTACCGCGATTATCGATGCCAACCTGACCACGTTGCTGGTCGGCGGGATTCTCTTCGCCATGGGCACCGGCCCGGTCAAGGGCTTCGCAGTGACCATGTCCCTCGGGATCTTTACCTCGATGTTCACAGCCATTCTGGTGACCCGTGCAATGGTCAACCTGATTTATGGTGGCCGTGACTTCAAGAAGTTGTGGATTTAA
- the suhB gene encoding inositol-phosphate phosphatase, whose amino-acid sequence MQPMLNIALRAARSASELIFRSIERLDTIKVDEKDAKDYVSEVDRAAEQKIVDALRKAYPNHSILGEETGMHAGTGIEGEEYLWIIDPLDGTTNFLRGIPHFAVSIACKYRGRLEHAVVLDPVRQEEFTASRGRGAQLNGRRLRVSGRTSLDGALLGTGFPFRDDQMDNLDNYLGMFRALVGQTAGIRRAGAASLDLAYVAAGRFDAFWESGLSEWDMAAGALLIQEAGGLVSDFTGGHDFLEKGHIVAGNTKCFKAVLTAIQPHLPASLKR is encoded by the coding sequence ATGCAGCCCATGCTGAATATCGCGCTGCGCGCCGCCCGCAGCGCCAGTGAACTGATCTTCCGCTCCATCGAGCGCCTGGATACCATCAAGGTCGATGAAAAAGACGCCAAGGACTACGTGTCCGAGGTTGATCGCGCCGCCGAGCAAAAAATCGTCGACGCCCTGCGCAAGGCTTACCCGAACCACTCGATCCTCGGTGAAGAGACCGGCATGCACGCCGGTACTGGCATCGAAGGCGAAGAGTACCTGTGGATCATCGATCCGCTGGACGGCACTACTAACTTCTTGCGCGGCATTCCTCACTTCGCTGTCAGCATCGCCTGCAAATACCGTGGCCGCCTGGAACACGCCGTTGTGCTGGACCCGGTTCGCCAGGAAGAATTCACCGCCAGCCGTGGTCGTGGCGCCCAACTGAACGGTCGTCGCCTGCGCGTCAGCGGCCGCACCAGCCTGGACGGCGCCCTGCTGGGTACCGGCTTCCCGTTCCGTGACGACCAGATGGACAACCTGGATAACTACCTGGGCATGTTCCGCGCCCTGGTCGGCCAGACCGCCGGCATTCGCCGCGCCGGCGCTGCGAGCCTGGACCTGGCTTATGTGGCTGCAGGCCGTTTCGATGCGTTCTGGGAATCGGGCCTGTCCGAATGGGACATGGCTGCTGGCGCCCTGCTGATCCAGGAAGCCGGCGGCTTGGTGAGCGACTTCACCGGCGGCCACGACTTCCTCGAAAAAGGCCACATCGTTGCCGGCAACACCAAATGCTTCAAGGCTGTGCTTACCGCCATCCAGCCACACTTGCCGGCTTCGCTGAAGCGCTAA
- the cysE gene encoding serine O-acetyltransferase has product MFERLREDIQSVFHRDPAARNAFEVLTCYPGMHAIWIHRLSGALWNMGWKWLARLVSNFGRWLTGIEIHPGAKVGRRFFIDHGMGIVIGETAEIGDDVTLYQGVTLGGTSWNKGKRHPTLEDGVVVGAGAKVLGPFTVGAGAKVGSNAVVTKAVPPGATVVGIPGRIIVKSDDEQSARRKAMAEKIGFDAYGVGEDMPDPVARAINQLLDHLQAVDGRLEGMCGALKELGSNYCAKDLPELREEDFACVKDKDETQAS; this is encoded by the coding sequence ATGTTCGAACGTTTGCGTGAAGATATCCAAAGTGTTTTCCATCGTGACCCAGCGGCGCGCAATGCCTTTGAAGTGCTGACCTGCTACCCGGGGATGCACGCGATCTGGATCCATCGCCTGTCCGGTGCTTTGTGGAACATGGGCTGGAAGTGGCTGGCGCGGCTGGTTTCGAACTTCGGGCGCTGGCTGACCGGGATCGAGATCCATCCGGGCGCCAAGGTTGGCCGTCGGTTCTTCATCGACCATGGCATGGGCATTGTCATCGGCGAAACCGCCGAGATCGGCGACGATGTGACGCTGTACCAAGGTGTGACTCTCGGCGGCACCAGTTGGAACAAGGGCAAGCGCCACCCAACCCTGGAAGACGGCGTGGTGGTGGGCGCCGGTGCCAAGGTGCTCGGGCCGTTCACGGTGGGGGCGGGGGCGAAAGTCGGCTCCAATGCCGTGGTGACCAAGGCCGTGCCGCCCGGCGCGACCGTGGTGGGTATTCCGGGGCGGATCATCGTCAAGTCCGATGACGAGCAGAGCGCGCGCCGCAAGGCCATGGCCGAGAAAATCGGCTTCGATGCCTACGGTGTCGGCGAAGACATGCCCGACCCGGTCGCCCGCGCCATCAACCAGTTGCTCGATCACCTGCAGGCCGTCGACGGACGCCTGGAGGGGATGTGCGGGGCTCTGAAGGAGCTGGGCAGTAATTACTGTGCCAAGGACCTGCCTGAACTGCGCGAAGAAGACTTTGCGTGTGTGAAGGACAAGGATGAGACTCAGGCCAGCTAA
- a CDS encoding colicin E1 family microcin immunity protein, producing MNKKYYLNNLLISLSLLALGLTVWFYNEPLYEAVNLSYLAISFCSAFLFPFSRKLIEDTCLRFTSREFWTTGLLTESPGKNGLYVIYFFICMATAIPLGGGFLIYLGMKRAA from the coding sequence TTGAACAAAAAATATTACCTTAACAATCTATTAATTTCCCTCAGCCTACTCGCACTGGGCCTAACCGTTTGGTTTTACAACGAGCCGTTATACGAAGCGGTAAACCTTAGCTATCTAGCCATATCCTTTTGCAGCGCTTTCCTTTTTCCTTTTTCCCGAAAGCTTATTGAAGATACATGCTTGCGCTTTACCAGTCGTGAGTTTTGGACAACTGGATTATTGACTGAAAGCCCCGGAAAGAACGGGCTCTACGTCATATATTTTTTCATATGCATGGCTACAGCTATACCTTTGGGCGGTGGTTTTTTAATATATCTCGGAATGAAGAGAGCGGCCTAA
- the trmJ gene encoding tRNA (cytosine(32)/uridine(32)-2'-O)-methyltransferase TrmJ, with the protein MLQNIRVVLVNTSHPGNIGGAARAMKNMGLSRLVLVEPRLFPHHEADARASGAGDVLANAQVVATLEDALVGCNLVLGTSARDRRIPWPLLDPRECGTKVVEQATQGFEIALVFGREDSGLTNDELQRCHFHVHIPSDPEFSSLNLGAAVQVLSYEVRMAWLAAEGKPSKVEKTEVTSPRSETLATMDELERFYEHLEQSLVDIEFLDPEKPRHLMARLRRLYGRSSVSRAEMNILRGILTETQKAARGELIKRKK; encoded by the coding sequence TTGTTGCAGAACATTCGTGTCGTCCTGGTCAATACCAGCCATCCGGGTAACATCGGCGGAGCTGCGCGGGCCATGAAGAACATGGGCCTGTCGCGCCTGGTGCTGGTCGAGCCGCGCTTGTTTCCCCATCACGAAGCCGACGCCCGGGCTTCCGGTGCCGGCGACGTGCTGGCCAATGCCCAGGTCGTCGCCACACTGGAAGACGCCCTGGTGGGGTGCAACCTGGTGCTCGGCACCAGCGCCCGCGACCGGCGTATCCCCTGGCCGTTGCTCGACCCCCGCGAATGCGGCACCAAAGTGGTCGAGCAAGCCACGCAAGGCTTTGAGATTGCCCTGGTGTTCGGTCGTGAAGACTCCGGCCTGACCAACGACGAGCTGCAGCGATGTCACTTTCACGTGCATATCCCTTCCGACCCCGAATTCAGTTCCTTGAACCTGGGGGCGGCGGTGCAGGTGTTGAGTTATGAAGTGCGCATGGCTTGGCTGGCAGCCGAAGGCAAACCCAGCAAAGTCGAAAAAACCGAGGTCACGTCGCCGCGCAGTGAGACACTGGCGACCATGGACGAGCTGGAACGATTCTATGAGCACCTGGAGCAGAGCCTGGTGGACATCGAGTTTCTCGATCCGGAAAAGCCGCGACACTTGATGGCGCGCCTGCGTCGGTTGTACGGACGAAGCTCGGTCAGCCGGGCGGAGATGAATATATTGCGCGGCATCCTCACGGAAACCCAGAAGGCGGCCCGTGGCGAGCTGATTAAGCGGAAGAAATAA